In Oryzias melastigma strain HK-1 linkage group LG16, ASM292280v2, whole genome shotgun sequence, a single genomic region encodes these proteins:
- the LOC112143539 gene encoding frizzled-6, which produces MLGPLWVVLALIWVRSCQAHSFFTCEPIKVHRCMGMPYNMTFFPNMMEHYDQEIAASKMEPFMPLANLRCSPDVHHFLCQAFIPACTEDNRVIRPCREKCQTVLSDCRENIRIFDVTWPPELQCDKLDPCEADGSVSTTTAQQTPSSPKRDLGFWCPLQLKTKPGQGSSFLGTQDCAPPCSNMFFKPHEIEFAKSFIGVCSIICLCATLFTFLTFLIDVKRFRYPERPIIFYAVCYSFVSLIYFIGFLLGDTAACTKASHPAAVDTVVLGSQSKGCTLLFMLLYFFTMAGIVWWVILTITWFLAAGPKWSCEAIEKKAVWFHSAAWGIPGALTVMLLALNKVEGDSISGVCFVGLYDLDALRYFVLAPLCVGVIVGLILILAGIVSLNHVRQVIQHDERNQEKLKKFMIRIGVFSCLYLLPLVTLLACYTYEQSYRSSWENTWINDRCQEYSIPCSYKTAAADRPDLSLFLVKYLMTLVVGISAVFWVSSKKTCSEWAYFCNRTRKTDPISESRRVLQESCEFFLKHNTRVQHKKKHYKSSSHKLKVISKSMGTSTGAAPTSAGTASSLGNPETLLEGSLSDTLVREQMDRTTAGRSSRRGEREGGERRSKGGSSSRISSHSESAHRAADGRITPGSEPSEVREGTGGPKQHPALNTLPSSPAQDSAHQMCEKSKDPKDI; this is translated from the exons CCGTTTATGCCGCTCGCAAACCTGCGTTGTTCCCCGGATGTCCACCATTTCCTGTGCCAAGCCTTTATCCCAGCATGCACCGAGGACAATAGGGTGATCCGGCCATGCAGGGAGAAGTGCCAGACCGTTCTCTCTGACTGCCGGGAGAACATTCGTATCTTTGATGTCACCTGGCCTCCTGAACTCCAATGTGACAA ACTGGACCCATGTGAGGCGGACGGTTCTGTGTCTACTACAACTGCTCAACAGACCCCCTCATCTCCTAAGAGAGATCTTGGGTTCTGGTGCCCTCTGCAGCTGAAGACCAAACCGGGCCAAGGCTCGTCCTTCCTGGGTACCCAGGACTGTGCTCCGCCGTGCTCCAACATGTTTTTCAAACCGCACGAAATTGAATTCGCCAAAAGCTTCATCGGCGTGTGCTCCATCATCTGCCTCTGCGCCACACTCTTCACTTTTCTTACTTTCCTTATTGATGTCAAACGCTTCCGGTACCCAGAGCGGCCCATCATCTTCTACGCCGTGTGCTACAGCTTTGTGTCGCTCATATATTTCATCGGGTTCCTGCTGGGGGACACTGCCGCCTGCACTAAAGCATCCCACCCTGCCGCCGTGGACACCGTGGTGCTGGGCTCTCAGAGCAAAGGCTGCACTCTGCTCTTCATGCTCCTCTACTTCTTCACCATGGCGGGTATCGTGTGGTGGGTCATTCTCACCATCACCTGGTTTCTGGCTGCTGGGCCCAAGTGGAGTTGTGAGGCCATTGAGAAGAAAGCG GTGTGGTTCCACTCTGCTGCCTGGGGCATCCCGGGGGCGCTCACGGTCATGCTCCTGGCTCTAAACAAGGTGGAAGGAGACAGCATCAGTGGAGTTTGCTTCGTGGGCCTCTACGACCTGGACGCCCTCCGATACTTCGTTCTGGCGCCGCTGTGTGTGGGCGTCATAGTCGGCCTCATCCTCATTTTGGCAGGTATCGTCTCCCTCAACCACGTTCGGCAGGTGATCCAGCACGACGAGCGGAACCAGGAGAAGCTGAAGAAGTTCATGATCCGCATCGGTGTCTTCAGCTGCCTGTACCTGCTGCCGCTGGTCACCCTGTTGGCCTGCTACACCTACGAACAGAGCTACCGCAGCAGCTGGGAGAACACCTGGATCAATGACCGCTGTCAAGAATACAGCATCCCCTGTTCCTACAAG ACTGCAGCCGCTGACCGGCCTGACCTCTCCCTGTTTCTGGTCAAATATTTGATGACGCTGGTAGTGGGAATATCTGCGGTGTTTTGGGTCAGCAGCAAAAAGACGTGTTCTGAATGGGCTTACTTCTGCAACAGGACTCGCAAGACAGA CCCCATCAGTGAGAGCCGCCGCGTTCTGCAGGAGTCCTGCGAGTTCTTCCTGAAGCACAACACCCGCGTCCAGCACAAGAAGAAGCACTACAAGTCCAGCTCCCACAAGCTCAAAGTCATCTCCAAGTCTATGGGGACCAGCACCGGCGCCGCCCCCACCAGTGCTGGCACCGCCAGCTCCCTGGGGAACCCCGAGACCCTCCTGGAAGGTTCTCTATCCGACACCTTAGTCAGAGAGCAGATGGACCGAACCACCGCTGGTCGCAGCTCCAGGAGGGgggagagggagggaggagagagACGCAGTAAAGGGGGGAGCTCCAGCAGGATCAGCAGCCACTCGGAGAGCGCACACCGAGCTGCAGACGGAAG GATCACTCCCGGCAGTGAGCCGTCCGAGGTCCGAGAAGGTACCGGTGGACCAAAACAGCATCCAGCTTTAAACACATTACCCTCCAGCCCCGCCCAAGACTCCGCCCACCAGATGTGTGAGAAGAGCAAGGACCCAAAGGACATCTGA